One window of Nostoc sp. C052 genomic DNA carries:
- a CDS encoding transketolase C-terminal domain-containing protein: protein MTVTKIQFPIDLNAYKPLVLNPAKTTLTVEERESLKTNIQLCRDAIVFFTATGAARGVGGHTGGPYDTVPEVVILDALFRAASDQFVPIFFDEAGHRVATQYLMAALHGDLPSEQLLHYREAHSSLPGHPELGLTPGVKFSSGRLGHVWPYVNGVAIANPGKIVFCLGSDGSQQEGNDAEAARLAVAQYLNVKLIIDDNDVTIAGHPSKYLPGFTVAKTLEGHGLKILEGDGEDLDDLYRRICEAVTTPGPVAIINKRPMCPGIKGLEGSTHGHDVISVELAIQYLELRQQTAAVEYLKSIQKPKQTYTFLGSSNKWDANRNVFGDAVVAVLSRISEAERKQKVRVIDSDLEGSCGLKKIHDAYPEIFISSGIMERGNFSAAAGFGMEAGKQGIFATFSAFLEMCISEITMARLNYSNVLCHFSHAGIDDMADNTCHFGLNNMFADNGLDDGYETRLYFPSDANQMKACVETVFFDPGLRFIFSTRSKVPNILDKNGHDFFGRDYKFVSGKDEVIREGTQGYIISFGEALYRALDAVERLQQEGLDVGLINKPTLNVIDEEMMVKIGNAPFVLVVESFNRRTGLGSRFGSWLLERGFTPKYAYLGTHKEGCGGLWEQFLHQGIDPVSIINKVKDLVK, encoded by the coding sequence ATGACTGTTACGAAGATTCAATTTCCCATTGATTTGAACGCTTACAAGCCTTTAGTTCTTAACCCAGCCAAGACAACTCTTACAGTAGAGGAACGAGAGAGCCTGAAAACAAATATTCAACTCTGCCGTGATGCGATCGTCTTTTTTACAGCTACCGGAGCGGCCAGAGGGGTGGGTGGCCACACTGGAGGGCCTTATGACACAGTACCAGAGGTGGTCATACTTGATGCCTTGTTTCGAGCAGCATCGGATCAATTTGTGCCGATTTTCTTTGATGAAGCCGGACATCGAGTTGCAACTCAGTATTTGATGGCAGCCTTGCACGGTGACTTACCAAGCGAGCAACTCCTACACTATCGTGAAGCCCACTCTAGCTTACCAGGACACCCGGAATTAGGGCTAACTCCTGGTGTAAAATTTAGCTCTGGACGACTAGGGCATGTATGGCCCTACGTCAATGGCGTAGCGATCGCCAATCCAGGTAAGATCGTTTTCTGTCTTGGTTCTGATGGTTCCCAGCAGGAAGGTAATGACGCGGAAGCTGCTCGCTTGGCTGTCGCTCAATATCTTAATGTGAAGTTAATCATTGATGATAATGACGTGACAATCGCCGGCCATCCTTCAAAATATTTACCCGGTTTTACAGTCGCCAAAACCTTAGAAGGGCATGGGTTGAAGATACTCGAAGGAGATGGAGAAGACTTAGACGACTTATACCGTCGTATTTGCGAAGCTGTAACAACTCCTGGACCAGTTGCCATCATCAATAAACGCCCCATGTGTCCTGGTATTAAAGGGTTAGAAGGTTCTACTCACGGTCATGATGTGATTTCCGTAGAGTTAGCAATTCAATATCTAGAATTACGCCAACAAACTGCTGCTGTCGAATACCTCAAAAGTATTCAGAAACCAAAACAAACCTACACTTTTCTTGGCTCTAGTAATAAATGGGATGCTAACCGCAATGTGTTCGGTGATGCAGTAGTTGCTGTCTTAAGTCGCATCAGTGAAGCAGAACGCAAGCAAAAAGTCAGAGTCATCGATAGCGATCTTGAAGGCTCTTGTGGTCTGAAGAAGATTCACGATGCCTACCCGGAAATTTTTATTTCCTCTGGCATCATGGAACGGGGTAACTTTTCTGCTGCTGCCGGATTTGGGATGGAGGCAGGAAAACAAGGTATTTTCGCAACCTTTAGCGCCTTCTTGGAAATGTGTATCTCAGAGATTACGATGGCGCGGTTGAACTACTCCAATGTACTTTGTCACTTTTCTCATGCAGGTATCGATGATATGGCAGATAATACCTGCCACTTCGGTTTGAACAATATGTTCGCTGACAATGGTTTAGATGATGGCTACGAAACACGTCTTTACTTTCCATCTGATGCTAATCAAATGAAAGCTTGTGTAGAAACTGTGTTCTTTGATCCGGGACTGCGGTTTATTTTCTCTACTCGTTCTAAAGTACCTAACATTCTTGACAAAAACGGTCATGACTTTTTTGGTAGGGACTATAAATTTGTCTCTGGCAAAGATGAGGTAATTCGAGAAGGAACCCAAGGCTACATAATCAGCTTTGGTGAAGCTCTGTATCGTGCCCTTGATGCTGTCGAGCGTCTCCAGCAAGAAGGGCTAGACGTAGGTTTGATCAATAAACCAACCTTAAACGTTATTGACGAAGAGATGATGGTGAAAATCGGTAATGCTCCTTTTGTACTGGTTGTGGAATCCTTTAACCGTCGAACCGGATTGGGCAGCCGTTTTGGTAGCTGGCTATTAGAGCGTGGGTTTACTCCCAAGTATGCTTATCTTGGTACTCATAAAGAAGGTTGCGGCGGTTTATGGGAACAATTTTTACACCAAGGCATTGATCCAGTGAGCATTATCAATAAGGTGAAGGATTTAGTGAAATAA
- a CDS encoding DUF3011 domain-containing protein has translation MVMRLPIVAATFMVASISIGTLLGVAAPASAQEIITCSSRNNQRNTCSIRTRGRVRLVRQLSDATCRGNWGYRNDRIWVKNGCRAEFSVGDRRYGRYR, from the coding sequence ATGGTTATGCGTCTTCCCATTGTTGCTGCCACCTTTATGGTTGCCAGCATTAGTATAGGTACACTTTTGGGCGTTGCAGCTCCCGCTTCCGCTCAGGAGATAATCACTTGTTCAAGTCGTAATAATCAGAGAAATACTTGTTCAATACGTACTAGAGGTCGAGTGAGGCTTGTTAGGCAATTATCTGATGCCACTTGTAGAGGAAATTGGGGCTATCGGAACGATCGTATTTGGGTGAAAAATGGTTGTCGGGCTGAGTTCTCAGTTGGCGATCGCAGATACGGTAGGTACAGATAG
- a CDS encoding glutathione S-transferase family protein, producing MSIQDTVTSWEQLLEIAQKNTPARRVRRPGQSPSTAPIPSSLHKLPPDTEPPVLLYRDTNSWCPFCERVWFALEEKEIPFATEFIDLTNKPKWYTDLVPTTLVPAAKIEGKLVYESKDILLALEEQFGSTLLPEDPEENAVARQWLEDAETNGVRDIAYKFLRQAPEDPNELASLQAAFEAKLDELEQLLGKYAGPYFLSTFSVVDITYSPHLDRLAANLPVYRGYHLKGNPRYPRINAWFEALKQRPAYQRVKSDDTTNNLLLRRRWGVTPIGNPLPPDPAASQEIQFRAEAAERLTDNREVALGDILKNSGVQALAVNGDTTAVKEAVDFHLRLLADYLINGNGAALPWGRVGGKDNADPTAAAVGAITLAYVRNRICAPRDMSAGAATAFRAAADKVLASLY from the coding sequence ATGTCCATTCAAGACACAGTAACTAGCTGGGAACAACTGTTAGAAATTGCCCAAAAAAATACCCCTGCTCGACGGGTGCGTAGACCAGGGCAATCTCCTTCTACTGCTCCTATCCCTAGCAGTCTCCATAAACTGCCACCAGATACAGAACCGCCAGTACTTCTTTACCGTGATACTAACTCTTGGTGTCCATTTTGCGAACGGGTTTGGTTTGCTCTCGAAGAAAAGGAAATTCCCTTTGCAACAGAGTTTATCGACTTGACTAACAAGCCTAAATGGTATACAGACTTAGTTCCTACAACCCTTGTCCCGGCTGCAAAAATTGAGGGAAAGTTAGTTTATGAATCCAAAGACATTCTCTTAGCATTAGAAGAACAATTTGGGTCAACCTTGCTCCCTGAAGACCCAGAGGAAAACGCAGTTGCTAGGCAATGGCTTGAAGATGCTGAAACCAATGGTGTGAGAGATATCGCTTACAAATTTCTCCGACAAGCTCCTGAAGATCCGAATGAATTAGCCAGCTTACAGGCAGCTTTTGAAGCGAAATTAGACGAACTCGAACAACTTCTTGGAAAGTATGCCGGCCCCTACTTTTTGTCAACATTTAGCGTGGTAGATATTACCTACAGCCCTCATTTAGACCGTTTGGCGGCTAACTTACCCGTTTATCGGGGATATCACCTCAAGGGAAATCCCCGATATCCTCGGATCAATGCTTGGTTTGAAGCACTCAAGCAGCGTCCTGCTTATCAGCGCGTCAAATCGGATGATACCACCAACAATTTACTCCTGCGTCGCCGATGGGGTGTGACGCCAATCGGCAATCCTTTGCCTCCTGACCCAGCAGCTAGCCAAGAAATCCAATTTCGGGCAGAAGCGGCTGAGAGGTTGACTGATAACCGAGAAGTTGCTTTAGGAGACATCCTCAAAAACTCCGGGGTGCAAGCATTGGCAGTCAATGGAGACACAACAGCCGTTAAAGAAGCAGTTGATTTTCACCTAAGATTGCTGGCTGACTATCTCATCAATGGCAATGGTGCAGCATTACCGTGGGGACGTGTGGGTGGCAAAGACAATGCCGATCCAACTGCGGCGGCGGTTGGAGCCATCACACTTGCCTATGTGAGAAATCGCATCTGTGCGCCACGAGATATGAGCGCTGGTGCTGCAACTGCATTCCGGGCAGCAGCAGATAAAGTGTTGGCATCTCTCTATTAG
- a CDS encoding ABC transporter substrate-binding protein, whose translation MRSLSAAMFALGSFLGLAIATTTSNSQNATAAYPIAANLSNVTLRASKYKGGWDLQLKLSGQDKFPYKTEFTEFSGGNFIVQAINANAIDIGSASEIPPIFAIQSQGAVKIIASIKGPTVGQVVLVPQNSKAKKFSDLKGKKVGYVKATTAHYFLIKMLAQEGLTLKDVNAVPLTIPDGLSAFRRGDLDAWATYGYAIQQAQKDGAKVLKSAKNILSGNFTIVAAPSAIADPNKKAAIADFLCRIQKSQDWQASNIEVWSKNYAKAIGVDETFVLKDAKEGLKQRRSQVLPISPQAIASQQDVADTFYRAGVIPTRVDVKPLWDGSFTNAINKCK comes from the coding sequence ATGCGAAGTCTTTCGGCAGCAATGTTTGCACTGGGTTCTTTTTTGGGTTTGGCGATCGCTACTACTACCAGCAACTCTCAAAATGCTACAGCCGCTTACCCAATTGCCGCTAACTTGTCAAACGTAACTCTACGCGCTTCTAAATATAAAGGCGGTTGGGATTTGCAACTCAAGTTATCTGGGCAAGATAAATTTCCCTACAAAACTGAGTTTACAGAATTTTCTGGCGGAAACTTTATCGTACAGGCAATCAACGCCAATGCTATTGATATTGGTAGTGCTAGCGAGATCCCACCGATTTTTGCAATTCAATCCCAAGGGGCAGTAAAAATCATTGCTTCTATTAAAGGGCCGACAGTGGGTCAAGTCGTACTCGTACCACAAAATTCTAAAGCGAAGAAGTTTAGTGACCTTAAGGGTAAGAAAGTCGGCTATGTGAAAGCGACTACAGCCCATTACTTCTTAATTAAGATGTTGGCACAAGAGGGATTGACACTCAAAGATGTGAATGCCGTACCACTAACTATTCCTGACGGACTCTCCGCTTTCAGGAGAGGCGACCTAGATGCTTGGGCTACTTACGGTTACGCAATCCAGCAAGCCCAGAAAGATGGAGCAAAGGTACTCAAATCAGCAAAAAACATTCTCAGCGGCAATTTTACCATTGTCGCAGCGCCGAGTGCGATCGCCGATCCTAATAAAAAAGCGGCGATCGCAGACTTCCTCTGTCGCATCCAAAAATCGCAAGATTGGCAAGCATCAAATATAGAAGTGTGGTCAAAAAACTATGCAAAAGCAATTGGAGTGGATGAAACCTTTGTCCTCAAAGATGCCAAAGAGGGTTTAAAACAGAGGCGATCGCAAGTGCTGCCAATTTCCCCACAAGCGATCGCTTCTCAGCAAGATGTCGCTGACACCTTTTATCGTGCTGGAGTCATCCCCACAAGGGTTGATGTGAAACCATTATGGGATGGAAGCTTTACCAATGCGATTAATAAATGCAAATAG
- the chrA gene encoding chromate efflux transporter, with the protein MTNSAPSRLGELANLFFKLGVIGFGGPVAHIAMIEDEVVKRRQWLTKEHFLDLLGATNLIPGPNSTEMAIHIGYIYAGWLGLIVSGVCFVLPAVLITGGFAWIYVAYGTLPQVAPLLYGIKPAVLAIIINALWGLAKKAVKTRQLLVIALAVALLTLLLKLNEVVALLIGGLLGMIWLHSGDQNDKPGDKANFLIASLSTGATLKASAAIAALVATASTATNVSLWQLGWFFLKVGSVLFGGGYLLVAFLQGGLVQEYGWLTQQQLLDAIAIGQFTPGPVLSTATFIGYVIAGIPGAIVATIGIFLPSFVFVAALNPLIPRLRASSWTRAFLDAVNVSAVALMVVTTLQLGAVTLTLPQAPFVDFLALAIAIVSAILAIRFRINAAWLVFGSAFIGWGASLLGYIR; encoded by the coding sequence ATGACTAACTCAGCACCAAGTCGTTTGGGTGAACTCGCCAACTTATTTTTTAAACTGGGCGTTATCGGCTTTGGCGGCCCGGTTGCCCATATTGCGATGATTGAAGATGAAGTGGTTAAGCGCCGTCAGTGGTTGACAAAGGAGCATTTTCTAGATTTGCTGGGTGCAACTAACCTAATTCCTGGCCCAAATTCCACAGAGATGGCTATTCATATAGGATACATCTATGCAGGATGGTTGGGGCTGATTGTGTCAGGCGTTTGTTTTGTCTTACCTGCGGTTCTAATTACTGGCGGGTTTGCTTGGATTTATGTTGCCTACGGCACTCTACCTCAAGTCGCTCCCTTACTTTATGGCATTAAACCAGCAGTTTTAGCAATCATCATTAATGCCCTCTGGGGCTTGGCAAAAAAGGCTGTGAAAACTCGCCAATTACTAGTAATTGCTTTGGCTGTAGCATTACTGACATTATTATTGAAATTAAATGAAGTAGTTGCCCTACTAATTGGGGGATTGCTGGGTATGATTTGGTTACATTCTGGCGATCAAAACGACAAGCCAGGAGATAAAGCCAATTTTTTAATTGCTAGTCTCAGCACAGGTGCAACTTTGAAGGCATCAGCGGCTATTGCTGCATTAGTCGCTACTGCATCTACTGCAACCAACGTTTCTTTATGGCAGTTGGGTTGGTTTTTTCTGAAAGTTGGTAGTGTCTTGTTTGGTGGTGGCTACCTTTTGGTGGCTTTTCTCCAAGGGGGATTAGTTCAAGAATATGGTTGGCTGACACAACAGCAGTTACTAGATGCGATCGCAATTGGTCAATTTACTCCTGGCCCAGTACTTTCCACTGCTACCTTTATCGGTTATGTCATTGCCGGCATACCTGGCGCTATTGTCGCCACAATCGGGATTTTTCTACCTTCTTTTGTTTTCGTTGCTGCCCTGAATCCCCTAATCCCACGCCTACGGGCCTCTTCTTGGACTAGAGCTTTTTTGGATGCTGTGAATGTTAGTGCTGTAGCGCTAATGGTTGTTACTACTCTTCAACTGGGGGCAGTAACTTTAACGTTACCACAAGCCCCATTTGTAGATTTTCTCGCCCTGGCGATCGCCATCGTCTCAGCCATTTTAGCCATTCGCTTTCGCATCAATGCTGCATGGCTTGTCTTTGGTAGCGCTTTCATTGGATGGGGTGCTTCACTTTTAGGCTACATTCGATGA
- a CDS encoding UbiD family decarboxylase, with protein MARDLRGFIKILEEKGQLQRISALVDPDLEIAEISNRMLQKGGPGLLFENVKGASFPVAVNLMGTVERICWAMNMQHPEELETLGKKLSMLQQPKPPKKISQAIDFGKVLFDVVKAKPGRDFFPACQQVVLQGNDLDLNKLPLIRPYIGDAGKIITLGLVITKDCETGTPNVGVYRLQLQSQNTMTVHWLSVRGGARHLRKAAERGKKLEVAIALGVDPLIIMAAATPIPVDLSEWLFAGLYGGSGVQLAKCKTVDLEVPADAEFVLEGTITPGEVLPDGPFGDHMGYYGGVEDSPLIRFECMTHRKNPIYLTTFSGRPPKEEAMMAIALNRIYTPILRQQVSEIVDFFLPMEALSYKAAIISIDKAYPGQARRAALAFWSALPQFTYTKFVIVVDKDINIRDPRQVVWAISSKVDPVRDVFILPNTPFDTLDFASEKIGLGGRMGIDATTKIPPETDHEWGSPLESDPDVAAMVERRWAEYGLAELQLGEVDPNLFGYDMR; from the coding sequence ATGGCGAGAGACTTGCGGGGATTCATTAAAATTTTGGAAGAGAAGGGACAATTACAGCGGATTTCAGCTTTAGTTGACCCAGATTTAGAAATTGCTGAAATTTCCAACCGGATGCTGCAAAAAGGTGGCCCGGGGTTGTTGTTTGAAAACGTCAAAGGTGCTTCCTTCCCGGTGGCGGTGAATTTGATGGGAACGGTGGAAAGGATTTGCTGGGCGATGAATATGCAGCATCCAGAGGAGTTGGAAACTCTGGGAAAAAAATTAAGTATGCTGCAACAGCCAAAACCGCCGAAGAAGATTTCCCAGGCTATAGATTTTGGAAAAGTGCTGTTTGACGTGGTGAAAGCAAAACCAGGACGTGATTTTTTCCCGGCTTGTCAACAAGTTGTGCTTCAAGGTAATGATTTAGATTTAAACAAGTTACCTTTAATACGTCCTTATATTGGTGATGCTGGCAAGATTATCACGCTGGGATTAGTAATTACCAAGGATTGTGAGACTGGTACTCCAAATGTAGGTGTGTATCGCTTGCAACTACAATCTCAGAATACGATGACAGTTCACTGGTTATCAGTGCGGGGTGGAGCAAGGCATTTGCGAAAAGCGGCCGAACGTGGGAAGAAATTAGAAGTTGCGATCGCACTTGGGGTAGATCCTCTAATTATTATGGCAGCTGCCACACCCATTCCTGTAGATTTATCAGAATGGCTGTTTGCTGGACTTTATGGTGGTTCTGGTGTGCAGTTGGCTAAGTGTAAAACTGTAGATTTAGAAGTTCCCGCAGATGCCGAATTTGTCTTGGAAGGAACGATTACACCCGGAGAAGTTTTACCAGATGGGCCCTTTGGCGACCACATGGGTTATTACGGCGGCGTGGAAGATTCGCCATTAATCCGCTTTGAGTGTATGACGCACCGGAAAAATCCGATTTACTTAACAACATTTAGCGGCCGTCCACCGAAAGAAGAAGCGATGATGGCGATCGCACTCAATCGCATTTATACTCCCATACTGCGCCAACAAGTCTCAGAAATTGTCGATTTCTTCTTACCAATGGAAGCTTTGAGTTACAAAGCGGCGATTATTTCCATTGATAAAGCGTATCCCGGACAAGCACGAAGGGCAGCCTTAGCATTTTGGAGTGCTTTGCCACAATTTACATACACAAAATTTGTAATTGTTGTAGATAAAGATATAAATATTCGCGATCCGCGTCAAGTTGTCTGGGCAATTAGTTCCAAGGTTGACCCAGTGCGAGATGTCTTTATTTTACCGAATACACCTTTTGATACGTTGGATTTTGCCAGTGAGAAAATTGGCTTAGGTGGACGTATGGGAATTGATGCAACTACAAAAATTCCACCAGAAACAGACCATGAATGGGGTTCGCCTTTGGAATCTGACCCTGATGTGGCGGCGATGGTAGAGAGACGATGGGCGGAGTATGGTTTGGCAGAGTTGCAGTTAGGAGAAGTAGACCCAAATTTGTTTGGCTACGATATGAGGTAA
- a CDS encoding thioredoxin family protein, with amino-acid sequence MVLTASTMLPLGTKAPDFHLPEVVSGKATSLSTFANKKALLVMFICRHCPFVKHVQNELVQLGKDYFTGDLAIVAISANDAKNYPDDAPESLQAFATELGFNFTLCYDESQETAKAYTAACTPDFFVFDDQRQLVYRGQLDDSRPSNGKPVTGADLRAAIEAVLAGKPVTSEQKPSVGCNIKWKPGNQPSYFG; translated from the coding sequence ATGGTTTTAACTGCTTCAACTATGTTGCCGCTAGGCACTAAAGCACCAGATTTTCATCTACCGGAAGTGGTATCTGGAAAGGCAACTTCACTTTCCACCTTTGCAAATAAAAAAGCACTCTTGGTAATGTTTATTTGTCGGCATTGCCCGTTTGTAAAACACGTCCAAAACGAACTAGTTCAGTTAGGAAAAGATTATTTTACAGGTGATTTAGCGATCGTTGCCATTAGTGCTAACGATGCAAAAAATTATCCAGATGATGCGCCAGAGTCGTTACAAGCATTTGCCACGGAATTAGGATTTAATTTTACCTTATGCTACGACGAGAGCCAGGAAACTGCAAAAGCTTACACAGCAGCTTGCACGCCAGATTTTTTTGTATTTGATGACCAACGACAACTTGTTTATCGGGGACAACTAGATGATAGTCGCCCCAGTAATGGTAAACCCGTAACAGGGGCAGATTTACGCGCAGCAATTGAAGCAGTGCTAGCGGGTAAACCTGTTACGAGTGAGCAAAAGCCGAGTGTTGGTTGCAATATTAAATGGAAACCTGGAAACCAACCCAGTTATTTTGGTTAA
- a CDS encoding chlorophyll a/b-binding protein: MRTNTAIIDDQGKLNNFALEPRVYIDEQGDRTGFTSYAELLNGRLAMIGFVSLIALEVFTGHGIVGVLANL, encoded by the coding sequence ATGCGTACAAACACTGCTATAATTGATGACCAAGGCAAATTAAACAACTTTGCACTAGAGCCAAGAGTTTATATAGATGAGCAAGGCGATCGCACTGGGTTCACCAGCTATGCAGAATTGCTCAATGGTCGTTTAGCAATGATTGGTTTTGTCTCTCTAATAGCATTAGAAGTATTCACAGGACACGGTATCGTTGGTGTCTTGGCAAATCTGTAA
- the thyX gene encoding FAD-dependent thymidylate synthase yields the protein MHRFRVEVIAKTPNPQQVIYAAMHQDYTDGFVFDERDSWPSESQSGEVIVKRLLAGERGHYGPLEHPQIVFNCGYFPHSVMQQARTHRVSVSFDVQSFRYTGNQFIDVVEGKKDIEDVFYLRPVGYYTDRQGKKYHYSPEQRAADLQWCLEAAKRYKADFEAGMSEEHARGKVPFDYRQHFVVSFNLRSFLHFCDLRNKKDAQLEIQKLCEMMWPHFEDWTPAIAQWYEKQRLGKARLAP from the coding sequence ATGCATCGATTTCGAGTAGAGGTTATTGCCAAAACACCAAACCCGCAGCAGGTGATTTATGCCGCGATGCACCAAGACTATACTGATGGGTTTGTGTTTGACGAGCGCGACTCATGGCCTTCTGAGTCACAAAGTGGCGAAGTGATTGTTAAGCGACTTTTGGCGGGTGAGAGGGGACATTATGGGCCTTTAGAACATCCCCAGATTGTTTTTAACTGTGGCTACTTTCCCCACAGTGTGATGCAGCAAGCCCGTACTCATCGGGTTTCGGTATCATTTGACGTACAATCTTTTAGATACACGGGCAACCAATTTATTGATGTAGTAGAAGGTAAGAAAGACATAGAAGATGTTTTTTACTTACGTCCCGTTGGTTATTACACTGATAGACAAGGCAAAAAGTACCACTATTCACCAGAGCAACGAGCAGCAGATTTGCAATGGTGTCTAGAAGCGGCTAAACGATATAAAGCTGATTTTGAGGCTGGGATGTCTGAAGAACACGCAAGAGGTAAAGTGCCTTTTGATTATCGTCAGCATTTTGTAGTGAGTTTCAATTTAAGGTCTTTCTTGCATTTTTGTGACCTGAGAAATAAAAAAGATGCTCAACTTGAAATTCAAAAGTTATGTGAAATGATGTGGCCTCATTTTGAAGATTGGACACCTGCGATCGCACAATGGTATGAAAAGCAGCGT